The Euwallacea fornicatus isolate EFF26 chromosome 5, ASM4011564v1, whole genome shotgun sequence genome includes the window TACCGACGACGCTTCCGTTGTTCGTGGAAAAAGGAAATGGCCTTATTTTTACAACCattatggaaattaaaaaagttcagTTTAGGTTTCCTGTTCTAAAGAGCCGGATTAAAAAGGTTATATTATGATCATTTGAATATACTGCACAAATGAGGTTCTTACGACCGGTTCTTCATTCGCCAGTTAGGAGCGACAGCCCCAAATTATGCGGTTACTATCAGGTAACAACTAACTGGCAGGTGAAGCGTTTTTCAGGTTGAAGTCAAACTCCCTTAACTACTAGTTGAAATAAGAACAAGTGTGAAGTACTTCCGCAATTAACAGAAACGCTCCGACTGATGGTCACCTTTGACTGTAACTTACTTCACCTGCAGTTTGAGCACGACGTTAAAGATCCGGTCCTttgaaattaagttaattttctCAGTATTTGTTCTCCTTCTAAGATTGGGGAGAACTGATTTAGAAATTTCCTCGTTTTTTGGCACCCTCTGACGAAGTTGGGCCGTGTCATTGAAGATTTTTGTTCTTGGCACAATTTACCATTTACGAGCTTTTCAAATGCAGCTTTAATTACCGCCTCGTTGAAGtgttaatttaagaaaacaatacaATTATTCACGTTTAACAAAAGCTGGATTAATCTCGACTTAATTTCGTTCCTTCCGCATTCGGGTTTAATACAAAGCGACTTGCGAGTTGCGTTTAATCCGCTTGTTTTAGGCCGTCATACATAATTGAACACTTTTAACAGTTACATCTGCGGCACAACAACGGTGTAATCTACGTTCTAACTCGAGAGGGCTAAATTAAACCTTAAAGCTAGTTTATTTAAGTTAGTTCGGTCAGGCAATAGTACGTTATTCACACCTTTTGGTGGAATTGGTAAACGATTTATCCGGCTCCTGTCACCgtatcaaataaatattaaagagtTTTTACGACGCTTATTTCGACACGTGACCCGTAATATACGGCCTGATGGCGGTTGCGTGAAGCGCCCCCTTGGCGCTTTGTTGTCATCACGTAATTGAACTTTCCCTTATCGCAACCGTAGTCGTGGCGGGACGCGACGACCGACGAAAACTCTTCTCTAATTTGTCAAATAACAATTACGTTGATTCATAAACTATTCATAATCGTAAAGAAACAATGCGAGTTGTTGAAGACCCCGCAGGATTAATCTTTGTCTATAGGTACATGGCCATCATGACACCTCTAAAGCCCCGCATGGGCAGGATTGTGACCTTAGCCCTCGTGGTCATCACATGGGTGTTAGGAATAATCATAGGACTGCCTTCCCTCCTCTACTACAAGACATACAGAGACACATACTCAAATGGAGAGGAGCGTGTTATTTGCTACCCGGAATGGCCTGATACTCGCAACAGCAATGAAAGCCTTTACGAATACTAGTAAGTGTGCACAAAAGTACTTCGAGacattcttttaaaaatataatcccTTACCCTTGCAATGcctctaatttaatttttgggtgACCATTTTGGGCAGGATAATCAGCcatgtttcatattttttatatgaagcgCCCTTATTCCTGATAAATATAGTGCCATTAGGGCAAGCGCTTGCAAAAGGTCTCCCTAGGACCGCGAAGCGACATCAGTTTCCATCGGATGGGAGGTCTCCGTAAACAATTTAGACTCGCTAACATTTCTTGCTAAAAATGGAAGCTGGAAACTCAATTAACGTATGACCGCTCTTTTGACAAtgttaaaagtattttatttggtttcgGGCGCAGAGTTCCAGTTAACAGAGGGTTGATCATAAACTTCAAATCGCCTCGTTCGGTTCAAGTTGATTGATGAGTCGCGTTtcgtttaaatggaaaaatatacgAGGGTCAATGGTTTCTGCAGGAAACGTGGACGAATTTACATTTATCATCccctcaaaattttgaaacgcaTTATTTTAAAGTTCGGCGATATGCAAGATGTTCCATTTAATAACAGCAAGGGCGAGTCGTGTTTTGTCAGTTTCTGATGTTCATTGATTTTTAACCCTCAAAAGTTAATAGAGATAAAATCActccatttttacatttacccTTCTTTCGGTCTGCGGCCGAGTTATTGAACCATACTTTCAGCTCGGCTCTCGCAAACCAACCCTCGTATATGCGAATACACATATGGTGTCATTACGACGCCAAATCATTTCTTATGAACGTTGTGACGGGTGTTGTCGACATAGCTATAAGGTGGGATGATAATTAGAACTGAAAACCTTATGACGATTTTACGTCAGCTGTGGAAATTTAATAGAtacattacaaaataattagCAAACTAATCAGTGTGTGGCGATATTACAAAGGTTTCCTAAGTGACCTCCACAAACGGTAACTTGACCAAATCATCACGGACACAAGCAAGGAAATTCAATATATAGGGTCATCGATAACGTTCTTTACTTAATCAAATAACGTAATTTCGTACCGGTTAAATCCACCTCGTGCACCTTTGCCGTAAAACCGTTTTACGCACAAATGAAACGGAAGTGTTGGTTTCCATTTTAGTTTCCATCGTGGAAGCAATGAGTTTACGACCAGCGGGCgttgttatatttttacagCCCGTCAACCGACCGTAAACCTAAAATAACGCCCGTCGGTGTTGGAACAGAccgtaaagtaaaaataatacttgttaatattttaaccCGGTTTAATCAATTTGCCAAGtgtattatgtttttttctaaacaaaaatataaaaaaaaacattaatgttgcattttaaaagttgaatTTCTAGATTTTTAACACATTCGCTGCTTGAGGATTTAGGAAAGCTTTTTatgttgttaaaatttaaaaaaaattaaaagaaaaaaacctaTGGAGAAAATTCTGTTGCATTAGTCTTATGCATTAGAGAGATGGATCAATATATTTACTGGAAAGTCGAAAGGAGGAAAAAGTCGGatatgaaaattaatgatGCCAATATATGCTTTGCCAAAAGTGCTAATAGCAAAGCATCATTGTTAAAGAAGCATGACACACAAGCGTGACAAAAAATCGGACACTCTAATGCTATTGCaaactttaaaagttttaaacaacctttaaaaatatttctttggaTAATCCTCGAACTGCCGGGATTTATTTCGGTCTTAAAGAAAAGAAGTGCTGAGCAACTGATTTCGCTACTTTGCCATTGTTAAGTTAAAACAGTCGCACATTATATGCCTTGTCGGATATGCACTACCCTCATAGAAGGTGATGCAAATTTGCCTTTAAGTACTTTGGATTACGCCGACACAAAGTGCACAGTAGAGCATAACACAAGAGCTGAGAGGTCATGACTTGTGTCACGCTATGTTTCGCTTGTGCATCCATAAATTGACCCCCGTATGCTGAATGTTTCAAGTTTTATATGTTATGCTAGTGTTGTGTCTATCCTATAAATCGGCCTTTGCTGGAACGtattaaatagttttgagGAAATCACTTTTATGTAAACAATCTGAAAGAAACTCGAGAGACAACTTCAATCTATAACTACCACTTACTTGCACTTTAGACATTTACGTCTAACACCACTAAAAACTTTACGGACTTATAACACTACTTATGTCTCTGACATTATTATCTTTTACCAGACTAAGCGCATTTCACAAAAGCTTATTATGGGcgtttaaaattaagaatacGTAGCCATTAGCTAAGTTAATAAGATTTGAAATCGGTGTTCGTTAAAAACGCCATTCGTTCAATTCAAACTCAAGACCTTTCCTAtcggaaaggaaaaaaagagcTACATATCATCCTTTTCGAATAAATTTGCACAAgtccatttttaaaaattcattaattaatcTTTTGCCATTTAAATTAACCTCGCTAAGCTGATTTTTCTAGATACGTTCTTGTTTTATTCATTCCTTTCGCCTTAAACCGAAACTGTACCTGTGAAATCgacttaaaataatattttcacgaATAGCGAATTACGGCAAAGCAATCTGTCTGATTTAATTACAGTTAAAATCCTCCTTTCAAGAGAACTTAATAAAAtctaagttttaattttaagcaaacAATAAGGTAATCCGGATTGTCGGACTGTATTTTTCTCTGAGGAGTTTCAATATTCTCCAACTTTTCGAGCTGGACAAATCGCGCAGTTAAAGTTTCGCAGAAGATcaactttcaaattaaaagtttaccaTCGTAGTTATTTCGACTCGAAAAATAGTCCTCAGTAGTCTCAAAACTAAAAAGCAATAATGGGACTCTTTTCTGGGGGAAAAGTTTCTCTTACGGTGAAAGACGAATAgtctttttcaaaatgaagggTTTTTATGCAAGAAAAGCAGTCCGTAGTAGAAAGAAATCACAAATATATAAATCCGGTAAATCCACGTTAGTGAGTTTGTCTTGTTGAGTCTAAACAAGAAGGCAGATGAACATTGTGccctttttcaatttctgccTTGTGTATACCAAAATAGGTCCCTGCAATCTAATTAAAAGGGATGTTTTGTTAGTTGTCAGATATAGTGTTAGGACGTTGCACATTAAGACGGTTTAAATAACGACAAGAATACCAGCTACGGCATGGCTGTATTACATAAAGCGACGAGGGCCAAGAATTTTATAACTTTCCGATATATTAGGAAGTGATtctcattaaacattttactgaTTCATTAAATTACGTTTGCACTAGACAAGCCCAATATCGAAAGGCAAACTTTCTACCATGTAATCGATCTAATCAATGGTTGGAAAATCGCTTTTCCACTGTCACAAACTCTACCTACCCGAAAGGCATCTAAAACTTTCCTCTCTCCAACTTGAGAAACTGAATTCtcttaatttatattcttCCGATCTCTCCAccaaatttcagttttcagtCATTAACTATTAACGATGTTTCAGCTTCAATGTAATATTTCTCGTCATCACTTATCTGGTGCCAATATTATCCATGACTTACACCTACGCACGCATTGGGATCGAACTGTGGGGTTCGCAAAGTATAGGAGAGTGCACCCAAAGGCAGATGGATAATATCAAAAGCAAAAGGAGGGTGAGTTTTAAATCTAGATGAAAAAAGTAGGAAGTTTCTCATTGAGTTGGATTTAActtgattaaaaaaacttgtatttaatcgcaaaatttaattagcgGTAATGTTTTAAATGAGTGCAGCTCGACAAATTCGAATAGTCGATAGTTAAATAGATTCGGGGAAACTGCTGTGAAAACGAActtgatttaaaattagagTCTTCGTGGTCCGACGTAGGACAAAGCCAATCGAAATTCAAATGAacgcaataaaatttgtttgattttgcgTTAATTGGATGTAAAGTTTAGGgtattcatattaaagagagTCAATATACATGATATAAGAGAGAAAGCTTTTGCCTAAACTTGACACCCTTTTACTGAGAATTAGTTTCAAGTCATTCCTGCAGTCAATCCCAATACTTCCTTGAAAATAATGGGATTAAATAGAATAGGAAAGAAGAGTGAGCCTCACTTTgctgtatatttaaaaatgttggcgCAGTTAGGAGGATTTTGTTTGGCATCCTAAAACGCTTCCGCATAGACATCTTCTTTATAATTTACCTGCCCACCTTTGCAATTTTAACACCTTCTAGCTACGGTAATCCTATCAAGATTTTGTTAGAATCTCGCCATTTATATTACCTGAGATTTAGTATTCctgttttgcatattttagcCCATTTAAGGCAATTAATCTCGCCTCGAAAAGTTACCTTCGCGACTTCTATGTTAATCActgtttttttgttctaatGAGCTGCCTGGTCCATGCCAGGCCTGTAAAGTTAATTctcgaaaatttttcttttgctaTTTACGGAAGAAAATAATCCTGACTAATTTCTCATCATGATGCTTTgacaaatataataataaagactTAAACTTGTTTGTATTGATTtatcaaagtttcaaaatttttcaaacccTTTGAACTTTAGCATTTATATCTTGGGTTGGGGGCTTTGAAAACCATCCTGGGGGTTTCGCCCGATTTGGATTTTGCGAACTTCCAGGGTATGTTCTTCTTCCCGGCCATTGTAGGTAtcacgaaaaaaaatgatacacTCTCTTTAGTCATGTCTTATCTGCCGCCAGGTTGCTACAAGACCCCTAGGAATAATAAAAACTCGGCTAAAttgattttagaaaatcgaagccgtgaattttttcaaagaaataaaagcttCAACAGCTtctgtttatttgttttattttcgtttctttcgtGTTTCTGAAgctgttgaaaaaatatttccccaTTTAACCGACTTTTCGACTTTGCTGGTCGCCGAGATGCCTGTAGTGACTGTCAATAAATAATCACCCTTTGTACATACTTGAAATAAAGGCTTGGTATTTAGATCTGAGTGACATTTTTCAGGTGGTAAAAATGATGATGGTGGTAGTGATGATCTTCGCGGTTTGCTGGCTGCCCTACCAGCTCTACTTCATCATAATCTCCTACTATCCGAAAATAACCAGATCCGAGTACATTCAGGAAACTTTTCTGGCCATCTATTGGCTGGCCATGAGCAATTCCATGTACAATCCGATCATATACTGTTGGATGAATGCCAGGTAGGTCCACCAACTTTCACAAGCCACATCCAGGTTGATTAAGAAAAGCTGTCTCGCATGTAACTACAGCAGGGGCCTTGAATTCGAGGAACAGTGCAATAGAAAAGCATATAAATTCGCTTTATCTCGGCAGATAATAAAATAGTCGTTGTCGCATTATGTGGAAATAATGGTCAGCTTCTACTTGATTTTAAGGGGAATACGTGTATGCCCCAGCGTTGCGCGGTATTCAGACGTTCTGCACGTattcagttaaaaataaaattttgcgttaaaaatatgtttttaacaaggaaaataTACCATTACACCCACTTAGGGATTTCGCTTAACACCCACTCGgctttattttcattgttgtatattaattattttctttttttctttaaaggtTTCGCAGAGGCTTCAAGCAATTCTTCTCGTGCCTCCCATTCGTCCACGTGAGTCCTGGAGCACTCACCCGAAGAGAAGTACTAACGAGTAAAAGAAGGTCTTACTCGGGCTCTCCAGAGCATAACAGGATTATTCGAAATGGTAATTACTTCGTAGTAATTGTAGAAGGCAATCATGCGGTTTCTATATCCCGTTCATTGTGTGCAGGGACCAATCATAAATACACAGATCTGCGCCATCAAAAGTGGACAGCTCATCAGAGACATAACTACAGAGAGTCCGATAGTCGAATTTGTACGTATGGTTTTTTGATGTGGCATGTAAGATTGCTATTTTACCCAAAACGGTctatgttttttatatttttttcagtgcTGATCATGAAGTCAGTGAAGTTGCATGCCTCATTTGAAAACCATGCTTATTAATTAGAATACCAAACGAACTAGCATTCATTAGAGCTTCTTCAAAGTAGATAAAACAGCATGACATTTTCTAAGCTCGAAAACCcgtaatgtattattttaagaaGGCAAAACAAGTAAAAAGTTTGCTCATATTTTAAAGGTTCCTTGATAACCCCCCAAGGATGCCTCAAGAGTCACGTTTAAGATGAAATGCCGAAACTTTCTGGCTATAAATCAGCCGGAAACGTCTTCAATAAAAAGGtcctgttaaaaaaaacaaataatccATCTCCAACAGCTACCTAGTTATTGTATCGTCGCATATATTGCGTTCATAATTCATACAATGAGGGACAAAATGAAACCGGAAAAACTGTCGCTATGCTGGGCAATAATTCACGTTGGTTGGTTCAAAGTATAGGGAATACAgcatatattatattaatattggTAGACGAAAAacgtattttcatattatttctTCGTACATATTGTAAATCACTTAAATCTTGTTCTATGAAGCATCGTACATAATTTATGGCTAAACTGGTTTCGGACACTTTCTCTTTCGGAATTTGGCCCAATTTTATGGGATTTTGGCCCCAAGTTGCAAATTTTCTATGCAAATTCTTGAAATAAAACCCAGCAGAAGATTGTGATTTGGTTGTAAACACTGTAAATAAATCATGAGTACTTGAGaataacaaaattagaaaCCATTTCAACGGTTGCAATTAAACAACTCTTAATGCAAATCTTGAGTTCAGTCAAAGGTGCTCAACGACTGTACATTATATATCAATATAATTAATGATATAAATTAAGTTCTCTCCAACAGGTGAAGATCACGAAAGTTCAAACTTGACTTCGTCAAAGTAATTTATTACCTACTACTACCTATCACTACCAGTCTAACTGAATGCGATGTCTGAaggattttgataattttagataaattttgtcaataaaaaatcgCAAACGTACTGTGTAGTACAGAACAAGAGATGGAACGTGGAGAtgtaaaaaatactgaaatagTGAATGAAAATAGTGGATGTTACAATTAAATGAGCGCAGTTTTAGACAATTTTAGCAGCACTGTATTTTACGCTTTGCTCAATAGTTTTCAAACCCAATTTAAACTGATTttgttacgaaaaaaatatagatttatCTAGTACGCGAACGATTTTGTATACTTGTGCGGTATCCTGCTATACcagagaatttttattttaaaaaatacggaTAATTTTTACGCATTTCTATGGAATTAGCTCTTTCTATGGATAGTTGTACAAAGAGCGATATTGAACCAGTAATTCCTTGCCatcttaacaattttttcaagtgtCCTCTTTTTACCATAAGCCGCTaatgctaatttttttttaatatagaagGTTTTCacattcaatttattatttttttcatatctttCAGTGCGGAAATATTGACCATACTTTTTTCTagttatttcaaattgaaaattttattcgtaCAACCCACAAAATATGACGTGTTTAAAGTTGTACACATATGTAGCGTGTGCgaggagaaaaataaatgaccgAAGGTACTTTGGTGGTGAGACATGTAAAACCCTCACTGCAATACATGaaaatatctatttatttttcacaccAAGCAACATCAAATCTGACTCCTTTCTTGTTTTCCTTCCTATTTCACTATAATCGACACAACCATTTATTCGGAACCGCTAGGTAATTATACGTAACTATTCTAGGAACCCTCCGTATGTCCTGCAACCCATACACCTCAATAGCAGGAGGCAGGCCGTCACCCTCATCCTCAACGAACACGTGCTATAGCCACGTGCCCGACGAATTAGTGCTGCGCCGTTGCGAAATGCGCCAGCTGTCCTGACACAGGGCCGGAACGGGGACCAATGGGAATGTGGCCCCGACAAATGGGAACGGGGGCACAGGTGTGGCTGGACCTCAAAGACGGACCTGGATATAGGGCGGGGGAACCTCACGGGAGTTGCGCCTCAGCATGAAGCCCCGTGAGGAAGATATAGTCGAAGAAGAGagcaaattgtaatttttttttgtaaatatgtaggTATAGGATTAGAATAGGTGGCGGTGATTGAAGAATTATGGGCTAATGAAGTTATTGCAAAATTGTAAATGGTGTCCagattattttgtattataaaATAAGAGTAGGTACGAAATAGAGGACTAAGGTACAAGTTTCATGAGACATCTCGCATTGCCACAACagtttcagtttaaaaacGAGGAGCGAGGCCACGAGTTTTGCCACACACCGGTGCGACATGAGATCATGAATCGTATATCTTAGATTAAAGgttgatcattaaaaatatcccAAGTAGATATTGAGATATTGAAGGAATGTCTTGGATAAATTCTATTGATCTATGTCGTGTTAGAAGGAAAACTCCTGCTTAAGATTCATCagatataattaattaaaaaaataaatacacggatatgtatttaagtttttacaatttcacGAATTAGTTCCCATATAATATGGTCTGtattatgtacatatataaCATTGTCGTTTGACTATGgcattatattatattatcgTCGTCATATCCATCGAAGAGGTGCTACTATATCATTCATGTAAATATCATAATGTAAATAGAAATTCGTTTCTTCAACCCCGAATTatattccttaataaattCTGCATAAGTAGCTCTTGTCTTTCAACGGAGTAATAAAGGACGCATGGCTACAATACAAAAGGTGATGTCCTAACTTGCTAATATAACAACTTACATACCGAAGTGAGAATTAATActgatcaatttttaatactgCGTAACAGTAAACAAAACATCGAATTTCAATTCGAAAATTTGTGCAAAAACAACAAATGGGTACTTCGTGAACTTAAGAATTTATGCGAAGTACAAAGAAGTGTATTTAGCACCTTACTTTTCGAAGTAAACGTTTCTCTTAAAATTCCTTATACATGTAtttgattttcattatttaaattttgtaaattattttctattatacAGTTAATCAAAAAACTTTACTTCCATTAacatagatttttaattttttttgggagaTTTAATGAAATGCAGAACTCTACGTTACACGGAATAGCtgagcaatttttgaaatgtaaaaacacaaaaaaattctggtCATCCTGAGacaaacattgaaaaaaaccttaaataaaaactgaaaatcttTACTATTCTTTTTAGTAAAAAACCCTATAATATAACAAAGTCagtttctttctctttttagGACAGTCGTGAATAAAGACATAATCAGGAAGCAGTGTTTTAAATACCAGTTCTAAAACGGATTACTTCTCGACAATATCGTCCTCCGGTGTCCTCCTGAGAGCGTtaataatgagaaaaaagaTCTGTGATTAAAAGTATCCAGCGACATTACACAAAAAGGGGAAAATCCAAAGTTTTGGGTATTTGCGTTTTAAACTACTTTATATAGAGTAAGATGCTAATTATTTGGAAGACTTTGACCGCATTCGCTAATATGAATCACCCATTACGCATACCCAAAATGGTTcgcaaatatacaaaaataaaagatagAACGGACATGAACTTAATTAGTTACTAAAACACAATTATTACATTAAAGTTATTTCTGGACCCGATGGCGAATAACCTGTTGTGgaaactttcattttaaacTTTCAACACTATTGCCAAGGCCGAACGGTGATACGTAGTCAAATACTTCATTACAGATACTCCATTGGGAGTGCAAAATAACCGAATTGACTTTCCAAAGGTGATAGTGAATTACGTAATTACTTCTTAAATATAATGAAAGGAAAGCGAATGTGAATGATAAGTATCTACTACAATTTCAAGACGGAAAAAAGGGTAAAGTTTTCTGAAGATTCAGATTGTATATTATGGTTTTAGTTTTCCGTATTGGCCTTGCCTTATTGATATACAACGTGTTTACACCGTTTTTTGCGCCAGGAGGAACATTATCTAGATACCCGGACTACTGATTTGGCGGGCGAAGACGACATTGAACATCGATCGTAATGTCGTCTTCCTCCGTTACTTCTCTCTCCCTCCAACTGGGTTGGTTACACAAACTTGGGGGTGGAGGTATCCAGGGGTCACCTCGTGGTGGTGCGGATAAATCTTTCACCCACAAGATGTTTATGCTTACTCATAATCCTatttattttgccattttaaacGTACCTTATAAATACATTTCGCAATTATCTTGTACAACTTACAGCCAATTTTCTATCTCTATAGAAATAAACATAGCACATTACTGTTACCTATATTTTCATAAGTCCATAACGAGTTCATTTTTAATGAGTATGAAAGCTGCGTTCTTCCGGTGACACATCATATAAGTACATCCACATCGAGttggtaaaataaaaacaatttatattcCCAAAACACTATTTTTCGTCATCTTTGTTTATAAAGTAAAGATGTATAATGTATTATGTAAATACATATAAGAATGTAAATCTTCCTATGCGATGTTACATTTCGTCCACTGAAATTCCTTTACGACTATGCAGTCAACATTAAAACTAAGTGGTTGTATTGAAATATTCTTGTTactcaaagaaataaaaaaaaatcaagaataaaattcttaatagGTGTATTCCGTGTCTTAAATTCAATGTTTCAATGTTTTTGCTACAAAGCTTTAAAGCTAGAAAGTGTGATcgtattgaatttccaactgTTCACCTATAATGTAAATCAGGGAAAACATAAGCGCTTTCAATTTTGTAGTGTAAAGACCCTATTCAGTCTAATAATACGTAACATAACAAGCGCATTgataattatagaaaaattttaggtCAATATGTATGAATGCCATCGGGAATGAAAAAATGAGATACATTTTTCAtccacattttttatttttgatgcacataaaatttttctcaaattttcgaTGCACGAGTTATATTAGAagaatttcatgaaccaaatGCTACGTATTTGTGACTCCTTCGTAGAATTTTTAACTCGTAGATATtgacagaaattttaataattgttactTGATAACGAAATACCTGATTTTTAGTGTAGAACAGGTGGTGAATGAAATTCTCAGGATTGTAGTACCTACTATCTAAAATGGTCCATATCAGAGTTACAAATTTAtcctataataaatttatacttaTGCCAATCGAGTAATCTAAAGTAATATTCTCGTAAGGAGCTTCAATGATTCTGCATAATATGAGTTTTAgagaaaaagacaaaaaaaaattacactagCAATCGAGAGTGTCGTATAAGGAGAGAGGTTGCTTTGAAATCACGGAATATTGACGTCAATAGATACTcttgaaatatatataaacCAGATGTATATATTGctgtaaatatatatttctgtattaatgtttattatcaaaattgttaCAGTTTTATGTAcaggatatttttgtatattcctattaaaaacatcattttcttatattaataaatttttttttatcaacaaagAGTGTTCCCTAATGCTTGCGCAGCACTTTAGGAGGTGATTCTTTAACAAGAAATAAAGGtagttatataaaattaaaccaGTAAGTGTTACCCTTCAAACTTATCTCCATCAAAAGATCGGGTTGAACGCTGCATTTTACTTATTATTTCAAGTTTAGAAAAAGcgatattaataaaacttggAAAACAGAACCCTTAGCTATCTTAGTATCTTTTTATTAGAAGTTTTAAAGcgaattttttactaataatattaatttcgatCGACTACTTTTTTTGGCTCTTatagttttttcataaaacgcACACTTATTGGGGAAAACATTAAAGTATCTTGACGCgctcaacaaaataaattgcaaatttataacacaaaaaagaattttaatttttaaaacacctgtaaacatttataaaaactCTTAAAAGACAGTATTCAAGTCCACTCTTTTGAAGAAG containing:
- the LOC136339129 gene encoding tachykinin-like peptides receptor 99D isoform X1, translated to MVDYSVFHENTSISNFSENNYTTQYLYVNDTFEDRNQFILPVWRQVLWSILYAGMVIVATGGNLIVIWIVLAHKRMRTVTNYFLLNLSIADTMVSTLNVTFNYVYMLYSHWPFGELYCKISQFIAVLSVCASVFSLMSISIDRYMAIMTPLKPRMGRIVTLALVVITWVLGIIIGLPSLLYYKTYRDTYSNGEERVICYPEWPDTRNSNESLYEYYFNVIFLVITYLVPILSMTYTYARIGIELWGSQSIGECTQRQMDNIKSKRRVVKMMMVVVMIFAVCWLPYQLYFIIISYYPKITRSEYIQETFLAIYWLAMSNSMYNPIIYCWMNARFRRGFKQFFSCLPFVHVSPGALTRREVLTSKRRSYSGSPEHNRIIRNGTLRMSCNPYTSIAGGRPSPSSSTNTCYSHVPDELVLRRCEMRQLS
- the LOC136339129 gene encoding tachykinin-like peptides receptor 99D isoform X2 codes for the protein MVDYSVFHENTSISNFSENNYTTQYLYVNDTFEDRNQFILPVWRQVLWSILYAGMVIVATGGNLIVIWIVLAHKRMRTVTNYFLLNLSIADTMVSTLNVTFNYVYMLYSHWPFGELYCKISQFIAVLSVCASVFSLMSISIDRYMAIMTPLKPRMGRIVTLALVVITWVLGIIIGLPSLLYYKTYRDTYSNGEERVICYPEWPDTRNSNESLYEYYFNVIFLVITYLVPILSMTYTYARIGIELWGSQSIGECTQRQMDNIKSKRRVVKMMMVVVMIFAVCWLPYQLYFIIISYYPKITRSEYIQETFLAIYWLAMSNSMYNPIIYCWMNARFRRGFKQFFSCLPFVHVSPGALTRREVLTSKRRSYSGSPEHNRIIRNGTNHKYTDLRHQKWTAHQRHNYRESDSRI